GCTCTCATCCGTCAGCGCGTCGTTTTCGATACTCAGTTCGATGACGCACTTTAATCCCTTCAGTAAGGGCACTAACACTGCGGCGCTGGTGTCGCGGCCGATGCCGACGATGTACCCGCCGTTCGCCTGCGGGCCGAATACGCTCGCGCCCTGCTTTTGAAGTTCATCCAGTTTGGCCTTGTCCGCGTCCGTGACCGACACCTGCTCCGGGAGCGGTACGATCGGAGCAATAGGTTGTTGACCTTTGGGAAGCGCGACAACCGACGGATCGTTCTTCAGTGGAATTGCCGGATGATCTTGCGGAGAACTGGTACTTTCTTTCGCGCCGCACCCGACGAGCACAACCAAGCCCAGCGCCACGACGGGAAGCGATTGGTCGGCGCGCATGGTGTGGGTTCTCGCGTGGCCGCAGGAGAGCGAGCCGTTATTGAACCACACTTGTTCCGATCGCGGAAGGTTTTGGCCCTTCGCGCCTCTACACATCTATGTCCCAGACCACGACCTTCCCGTCGGTGCCGCCCACCGCGCCCAGCAACCCGTCTGTACTGAACGCGGCCGTGCGGATCTCGCCGACGCCCCACTCGAACATTTTCAGTTCCGCGCCCGAAGTCGGCTCCCACAACCGCGCGGTGCCGTCCCCGGACGCGGTGAGAAGGGTACGCCCGTCGGCCGACCAGCACGCGGACCACACCAGTTTCGTGTGCCCGGTGCAAGTAACCTGTGCCCCACCCTCTTGCGATAACGGATAGATCGAAACGAGTTTTCGGTACCCAACGGCGAGCCGTGTGCCGTCCGGAGAAAATTTGATCGGCCCGTGATGGGTGGAGTGCGTGTGCGGAACCGGGCGGACCAACTTTCCCGTCGCCGGATCCCACAATTCGGCGCGCGCGAGGACATTCGTTGCTAACAGTGAGCCGTCCGGGGAGAAATCCAAGCACGGCACATTAGCGATCGCAAACTCCACATCCGGCGCTCGCAAAGCTGTAGCAAACGACCGGCCCGAATCGTTCCAAACCGATACGCGGCTCGCGGTCCCTGCGGCGAGCCGCGGGTTAGGCCCGCGTCCGAACGCCAGTTCATAGAACCCGTCGCTCCCCTTGCGATCTCGGCCAATGAGAATAGCGAGTTCGTTCCAGTTCACCGTATCCCACACGCGAACCGAACCGGACATGCCCACCGCGAGTAACGGTGCGTCGGGCGCGAACGCGACCGACTGCGCGTCGCGGTCCCGAACCCCGAGATCGAGTTTGCGGATCAACTCACCGGTGAGCGGGTTCCATAACGATACGGAGCGCGCGCTCCCACTTGCAGTAACGAGCGCGGTTCCGTCCGGGCTGAATGCAATCGCCCGAACTTTCCCCTTGTGTGCCTGCCACACGAACATCGCTCACCCTCCGCCGGCTCAGACAGCCCCGATCGGAAAAGTCAAAACGAAAAGCCCTCTAATCAATTATCGCTGCAAATTCTTCATAGAAGCGGGTATTTCTCGCGCGAACAGTGACGCCATACCTGAACCCTACAAGCCCAGCGCAAATTAACCGGCCCGGAACTCGCTCTCAAGTGCGAAGCCAAAGTGAGCAGCCCCGATCCGGTTGGGCATCGCGTGATTCGGCGAGTCCGTTCGCTACCCCCGACCGCGTTCATGTGACCTTCACTCGAACTTCGCCGTCCCCGAATTGGCCCCCCCCTACGTTAACGGCACTTCACCTGATGTATGGGGGGACCGCCATGCGTTGGATTTGTGCTCTGGTTATGGGTTCGTGCGCCGCTTTCGCGAGTGCGGCCGATCAACCCAAAGTCCTGCTGCCGTACACGAAGCCGACGCTGATTGCCCACCGCGGCGCGTCCGCGGACGCCCCCGAACACACGATCGCCGCCTACGAGCTGGCGCTCAAGCACGGGGCCGACTTCGTGGAACCGGACCTGCAATTGACCAAAGACGGCGTACTCGTGTGCCTGCACGATACGACCCTGGAACGGACGACGGACGTTGCCAAGGCGTACCCGGACCGCGCAAAAGAAGTAAACGGCCGGAAGACGTGGCCGGTGGCCGAGTTCACGTGGGCCGAGATTCAGAAACTCGACGCCGGCTCGTGGAAGGGCGCCAAATTCGCCGGGGCACGCGTGGTGACGTTCCAACAAATGATCGACACCGTAAAAGGCAAGGCCGGCATCATTCCGGAAACCAAAGCCCCCGAGGTGTACGGAAAGCTCGGACTGAATATGGAAAAGGCAGTCATGGAAGTGCTGAAAGCGAACAAGCTCGATACGCCCGGCGCGGACCCGAAGACCCCGGTCATCGTTCAGTCGTTCAGCGCGGCGAGCCTGAAAGTGTTGCGAAAAGACCACGGGTGCAAACTGCCGCTGGTATACCTCTTGGGGGCCGGCGAAACGTCCAAAGACGACCTGAAGCGCGCCAAAGAGTTCGCCGACGGGATCGCGCCGAATAAGGCGCTGGTACTGGCCCGGCCGGGTCTGGTGGCGGACGCACACGAGCTGGGCATGAGCGTGACCGTCTGGACGTTCCGCTCGGGTCAGACCGGGAAGTTCAAGTCCGTGCGCGAGGAGATGGCCCACTTCCTGAAGGAACTGAAAGTGGACGCTGTGTTCACCGACAACCCCGACCAGTTCCCAAAGGAGTAAGGTCAACGCGGGTCTGTGGGTGTGTTGATGTAATCGAGGTACAAACGCGGTGAGCGGTCGGGCATATTGTCCGACCGCTCACCGCGTTTGTGGGGCCGCAGTGCGAACTAGAACTCGGTGAACCCACCGCTGTCACCGCCGAGCCGGTCGAGTTCGTGACCGCGCCCGTTCGAGTGCCCGCTGCTCATCGCGCGAGCCACTGCGGGGCGCGGCTTTTTGCTTGCAGCTTTCGCGCGGGGAGCCGGGGCACGTGCGGCTGTGCGCCCGTCGTTGCCGAGTTGGAACCGCGCGACGAGGTCGCGGAGCTGACCCGCCTGGTCCGTCAGAGCCTGAGCGGTGGCCGAGACTTCTTCGGTTTGTGAGGCATTTCGTTGGGTGACGGAGTCCATCTGTGAGACGGCCTTGTTGACCTGCTCGATGCCCACGGACTGCTCCTTGCCCGCCGCCGCGATCTCCGTGATGATGTCCGTCACGCGCTTCACACTGGTCACGATGTCCCCAAGTGTGGACCCGGACTGGTTCACCAGCTCCGTGCCCGCGTCCACCTTCTTCACCGAGTCCTCGATCAGGGCCTTGATCTCCTTCGCGGACGTGGCACTGCGCTGTGCGAGGTTTCGGACTTCGGAGGCAACGACGGCGAACCCCCGACCTTGTTCGCCGGCCCGGGCCGCTTCCACCGCCGCGTTCAGGGCCAACAGGTTCGTCTGGAACGCGATCTCGTCAATGGTCGTGATGATGTCCGCGATCTTCTTCGAGGACTGGTTGATCTCGCTCATCGCCTCGACCGCGTTGCCCACCACGCGCCCCCCCTTCTCCGCGATGTCACGCGACGTGCTCGCCAACTGGCGCGCCTGTTGCGCACTGTCCGAGTTCTGGCGCACCGTCGCCGTGATTTCTTCCAGCGTGCTCGCCGTCTCCTCCAGGCTACTCGCCTGCTCCTGAGCACCCGTCGAGATCTCGTCGCTGGCGTTAGATAGTTGCGAGGACGCTTCAGCGAGTTGTTCAGAGACTTCGCGCACGCCTTCCAGCGCCGTCCGCACCGAGGCTACAGCCGCGTTCAGGGCCACAGCCATCTGACCAACGGTATCGTCCCCCAAATCGGGCACTTCCTGGGTGAAGTTCCCCGCGGCCAGCGCGCTCACGGTAGCCGTGATCGTAGCGACCTTCTGCTGCAGTTCTGCGGCTTGGGCGCGTTCGAGTTCGGCCTGCGCCCGGTTAGCAGCGGCCTCGCGCTCGACGCGCTCGCGCGTTTCCGTGGCCTCGCGCTCGACGCGCAAGCGGTCCTTTTCGACCTGGGCGCGTTCGGCTTCCTTGGCGGCCACGAGCGCCGCGATCGCCGTGTTCAGGGCCGCGGCCAGGCGCCCGACCTCGTCCTGGGAATCGATCTCGGCACGCTTCGACAGATCACCCTTCGCCACACCTTCGAGTATGGCCACCGTCT
This region of Gemmata massiliana genomic DNA includes:
- a CDS encoding methyl-accepting chemotaxis protein — encoded protein: MLQSVIAVLMKVRIGPRLIAGFLLIASGCAFLGYEALGALSEIRTYQVNAATNLVPSIINLDKARTGALRIQRGERTMIAYGLKGDEQGARTAREHVGIGWASTNEGLKGYGSLPMIEKEAVIWKQLQTALTEWKRDHEEIMGLADRREYDKAADAAFRELKTANRMNEVLQDLIGVQEEIARDEETRANGTYASARGTLWGTIAGTVFVAVGLGLVLSASVTGPLGQTVAILEGVAKGDLSKRAEIDSQDEVGRLAAALNTAIAALVAAKEAERAQVEKDRLRVEREATETRERVEREAAANRAQAELERAQAAELQQKVATITATVSALAAGNFTQEVPDLGDDTVGQMAVALNAAVASVRTALEGVREVSEQLAEASSQLSNASDEISTGAQEQASSLEETASTLEEITATVRQNSDSAQQARQLASTSRDIAEKGGRVVGNAVEAMSEINQSSKKIADIITTIDEIAFQTNLLALNAAVEAARAGEQGRGFAVVASEVRNLAQRSATSAKEIKALIEDSVKKVDAGTELVNQSGSTLGDIVTSVKRVTDIITEIAAAGKEQSVGIEQVNKAVSQMDSVTQRNASQTEEVSATAQALTDQAGQLRDLVARFQLGNDGRTAARAPAPRAKAASKKPRPAVARAMSSGHSNGRGHELDRLGGDSGGFTEF
- a CDS encoding WD40 repeat domain-containing protein is translated as MFVWQAHKGKVRAIAFSPDGTALVTASGSARSVSLWNPLTGELIRKLDLGVRDRDAQSVAFAPDAPLLAVGMSGSVRVWDTVNWNELAILIGRDRKGSDGFYELAFGRGPNPRLAAGTASRVSVWNDSGRSFATALRAPDVEFAIANVPCLDFSPDGSLLATNVLARAELWDPATGKLVRPVPHTHSTHHGPIKFSPDGTRLAVGYRKLVSIYPLSQEGGAQVTCTGHTKLVWSACWSADGRTLLTASGDGTARLWEPTSGAELKMFEWGVGEIRTAAFSTDGLLGAVGGTDGKVVVWDIDV
- a CDS encoding glycerophosphodiester phosphodiesterase family protein gives rise to the protein MRWICALVMGSCAAFASAADQPKVLLPYTKPTLIAHRGASADAPEHTIAAYELALKHGADFVEPDLQLTKDGVLVCLHDTTLERTTDVAKAYPDRAKEVNGRKTWPVAEFTWAEIQKLDAGSWKGAKFAGARVVTFQQMIDTVKGKAGIIPETKAPEVYGKLGLNMEKAVMEVLKANKLDTPGADPKTPVIVQSFSAASLKVLRKDHGCKLPLVYLLGAGETSKDDLKRAKEFADGIAPNKALVLARPGLVADAHELGMSVTVWTFRSGQTGKFKSVREEMAHFLKELKVDAVFTDNPDQFPKE